From the Aspergillus puulaauensis MK2 DNA, chromosome 1, nearly complete sequence genome, the window TAACCACATATCGCGATGATCTCATGGAACATGAACTCAAGTTTAGTGCGGACGCAATAATTCGAGGGATGAATCAACCGTCCATGTCCGCTTAACAGACTGCAGGTTGGCTAGGGCACGTTTTCTGGAGCACCTTCCCCGCAACTACAACATACGATGCAAAAAGCGGGGGTGTTCGACATCCATACCATCCAAACAACACACAGCAATCTACAAATGGGGTTGTGTTTGCATCTAGGGATGGTAAGTTATGGCGGGGAAATGGTGGAATGACAAGTATGCATGATGGGGCACCGAGGGTGATTCTTACGCTCGAATAGTATCGACCAGATCATACCTGAGGTGCCAAATCGGTCTATGAATCATGCAGTTACATCGACATATGGTGATCCCGGTCTCAAGTTACACGCTATTTATCCTGCGACGTCGGATGCTCGCACTGAGCGCATTACGGCCCTTGAACGTTGGGCGATGAAGAATTTGTTAGGGTTTCAGCAAGGAGCGGCAGCAGATCCGAGACTGGGCAAGAACGCAGACAGATGGAATGACGGAGCCATCGGTTGACCAATGCAAGGCATTCTGCGCAAGGGGAGCCTGGCAATCGGAGAATCCGATGCAGACGGCAGGACTGGGGCCAGGCCGCCGGACGCGAACCGGCTAATTGGAAGTGTTGCAACAACTCGAACAGGAAAGTAAATGTCGGTCGTTCCGCTCTAAATGGGCTTCTGGGCAAGAACTTTTTATCAATATTATCCGAAAACCATATCAAGTTTTAGCATTTCCATTGTTGGCGGTGTTAAGCAGGTTGGTTCCGCAGCCGGAGCCGCATGTCCGAGGTTGCAACAACCAACGAGGCTGGGAGCCTTTGATGCCATTGTGGAACGCGGACGGGCGTCGGGTTGTGGAATCGGAGCCCGACCATTCCAAATTCCCAATGCTTattgcagattgcagaaggGTGCGCAATTGAAATGTGTCggtgagagagaaagaaaacgagACGGAGGATATCCCGAGCGTGAGCCTCACGTGCCCAGGCCTGTCTCAGTCTGTCTCCTGACGCGGCGTGACCAGCCGAGCGCGCCTTCCTCGCTTTTCCGAGTGGCGGGGATTTTTTCAGCCCATCTCTTGCTCATGCAACCCAACTTCCTCCCgccgtcttcctctcttgCTTCTGGTTCGAATCTGCATCTCGCGACCGATCAAGaaggaggccaaggaggaagaggttgagCCATGGACCAGGGAATTACCGTTTTCCACAAGGACGAGACCCtccagcagaagcaaaaggaGGCTGCCGTCAGCAAGAAGCCGAAGCGAGGACCCCTCGACATCAACGAGCAGTTCGCCCTAATCAAGGTCTGCGAAAAACGAGCAAAATACAAGGAAATCCCGGAGATCAGCTCGTCGAAGTTTTGGATCGAAATTGAAGTTGCTCTGGAACGGGAAATCGGTCGCCGCTATTCACACTACTCCTGCCGCCGACGCATCAATGAGTTCATCGCACAACGTGCAGTAATTCGGGATGCCATCAAGAACGGATCAAAACCCCCATTTACACTCATAGATCCTGAAATCATTTCGATGTTAGATACCTGGAAAGAAATGGACGAATTCAAGGAGCAACtagaaaaagagaaggcACTAAGCCAGCTGGTTGGCCCTGAACGTACCGAAGTCCCCCAGAACAACAAACTCCAACGAGTCGCCGACTGGGTGAAAAGCCTTCCAGACCCGGAGCCTCAACCTTTAGTCACTCCCCCTTCCACCAATTCCTCTCAAACGCCAGTCAAGCAAGATGAAGCCTCCGCTCTCTGGGCTCGGTATCGAAAGATCGAAGATTACCGGGCCATTGCACGGTCCAACCATCTCCGGACCTTGAACAATGATCTAGTTAGCAGCCGGCAGCTGCTGTCAAATATTAAAGAACAATTAAACTCAAGTCTTCACGATCAGCGAACAACACCACAGACACCAACAGGTGTTAAGAGGGCCCGTGAAGATGACGATACGCCCCCAGATCGAGCAGCACCACGCCCGAGGACGCAGTTGACCGATCCAGAGTCAATGGCCAAGCCAATATTGAAACAGAGCCCGGGTAACTCCCATACCCTTTCTCGCCCCGAGAGGAACCCAGTCCAAAACCAGATTGAGACTGTATTCGGCAAATTCTGGGACAGCATGTTACCGTACTTCAAGGAACGAGCCATGAACGACGGCTTGTGCATCACAAAATCCGAGACTATTATGCACGACCTATTCAAAGAAGTCGGGGTTGCCATGACTCGGGCATTTATAAAACTCGAACAAACCACACGAACCCCACCTCACAACCCTCTTCCCTGAATTTTCTTCGCATTGCAAGCATCGAGCATTGTCGTTTTCAAGTCAGCACTGCTTCTCTATCGTTACTGGCATGCATTTCCTATCTACTGCGTTATTTCACCCTTCAATTTTGCGCCAAATTGCTCGTTAGATCGCATAGAGTCGATACCCCTTGTTTTTGGGTTGTTCTTATTTTGGGTTCTTATTTCATCTGCATCTTGAACATTTCCTTATACACCTGCGCATCGTCTATATCTTTCTTTGTACATACATGCATAACTACCTTACTTCGCGCAGCGAAGTAACTCAAGAAACAAGCACATAAAGTTTCGTATACACCAATCTATTTAACATTTGGTGACTTGGGTCGTAAAAGTTGTCTCGCTGTTCATATGAACCTATAGCATGTTATGACGTATGAATATATATGCGCGAGAGGTTTCCAAACCCGCTGGACTTTTGATAACCCCGTTCCGCCATAGAAGAGGCCTCGACTCACGGTCCACAAAACGAACAAGAATCTAATGACACAAAATAATCCACTGGTTGACAATCTCCTCCATATCATGCGCAATCCCCCACTGCGAAATCAAGCACCGGAACAACTTCTGCATCGAGTTCATCTCATACAGCAGATTCCGAACAGCCGCAACACCAGGAGGAGAATCCGTCTTCCCCTCTGTAACGAACCGACTGGTTTCAGAACCCGTAGACGGCCGCGCATTCTCGCAGCCTAGATTCAGGTCTGCGTGCGAGAGCAACGCGTCCTGCCAGACGATTGTACGCGGGAGATGGATGTTGGCTATACCGGTGAGGGCGAATACAACGTAGACTGTTGCCGCGGCGAAGAGCGAGCTGGGCATGTGGATGACGTGTGCGCGGCCTCGGGGCAGTTGTTCGATTATGTCTTGGATTGCGATGGCGTGGAGTAAGGCGCGGCGGGCGTCTTCGGTATTGACCCAGTTGAGCATGTCGAAGCTTGTGCGGAGGGTTCGCGAGCCGCCGGATACTTGCTGCGGGATGTCGTACCGGGAGCAGACGTGGCGACAGAGGACGGTGGAGTTGATCATTGTGTCGAGGCATAGGGTGTGCCAGCGGAGGAGGACTTCGAGGCGTTCCGAAGCGGAGAGGTGGATGCTCATTGTGATTGTTTCGTGGACTTGGGCGAGTGCTCGTCGGACGTCTGAGCGGCCTGGTACGCCTACGGCGGCGAGATCGTATTCGTCTGAATCGGAGATGAGGGATTGTAGGCCTTCGAGGATCACTCGGAGGGAGAAGGCAGATAGTTGGTAATCAAGAGGTCTaaagctgctgctgggtgggaagagggagCGGAATATGAGTCGGAAGGAGGGCTGTTCTGTTTTCTGGGTGCGCATGTGGGTTAACCACTCGTCGGCACTGTTGGCATCAAAAGCCGCCTCACTGCTGGGTAGAGTAAGGGGGTTAGCGACGTGACGAGTGGACGCTCCGTCGCCGGACATCTGTGCAACTAGCCCATCAAGAACATAGTATGCGAGCAGGGCACGTTGCTGGATCTCCCGAGCAGCCCATGTTCGCCATTTGTGATCTTTTTCGGAGCTGGGTGAGCTAGGAAAAGGGATCTCCTCCATAGAGAAGGCTTCACTATCTAGCATACCGCAATGTCGAGCCCAAAAAAAGCCAAGAGGCCGGAAAACTTGACTAGTTGTGCGAATAGCACGGCTCTACCGTTGAGCTATGGTTAGAATACAGAACGAGGGAAGCGAAATGATTCAGAACACACCTTGGATAGAGCCCCGTATATCTGCCCCAACAGTGCAGTTAGAAGAAGTTGCACGCCATTGCAGGCATCATATGGTCCACGATGTGTAATCAAAGATTGCCACTAGATATATCAGCAAAAGTACGGCTTCGACTCTTGCAACAACTTGACGTACCGAAGTAGAGACAGCTGTATGTGCTAACCGCCATAATGCTTCACCCTGGTAAAAAGTTAAATATTGTCGACTTCAACGTATTTTGCACTACATACCTTTGCAACGGAGTCCTTAGGGCCGAGATACAGAGACCCCAGAGCCATGGCGTTCAAAAGCAGCGCATGGGTGCAATCCCGGAAAACAAAAGTGGCCCGGTGAAGGATCGGAAACGTAGGAATGAACCGGACGAAGAACATGTGCAGGCACTCATCCAGAAATACAGATGTAACGGAGGTCGCCTTAATCGCAGCAGTCACGCTGGAAGACTACGAAGCATAATCAGTTGCATCGTCATGCTGAAATACAAAATCGAGGTCTTACCGAGCTTGTCACCATATCAGAAACATCGCGCACCGCCTGATGGCTGCCGCCCGAGGGGATAGTACCTATCGATGAGGCCCTATCATCGAAGGAGTTGGGGGAGCCAAAACTAACACCGCTGACATCTTGGACTACGGGGGGTATCGGAAGGGATCCAAGAGGTATCTGCCATTGATCTGAGGTGTCTGATGACATGATGCTCTGGAACAAATTCTCCGAGTCGGGCCATATTAGGGCAAAATCAAGGTCCGAAGCCATACCCTGCAGGCCCGATTCCTCGTGCGCATCTGATGTGTCCCATGCTTGACCTGGTGCTGACACTACGCCGTCTGCTGGGGCCCTGGGAGGCTCCCAAGGAAGGGCATCCAAGGAAGTAACTTGGGGTGCCTGCAGGGGTTGCTGTGcttgagcttgagcttgtttGGTGACAGCGGCGCGGGTATGCAGTTTCTCATGGCGGGTCAGCGCATCTTGGCGTGCAAATGGGCGACGACATTCTTTGCAAACGAAAGGTTTTGATCCAGTATCTTTGACATATCAGGTCAGTGATCAGCTTCGATGTTCCTTGGCATATGCATCGCTTCGAGCTCTATGCACTAGGGGCCCTTACGGCAACGTTCATGTCTCTGAATGCCGGGGTCAATATAACTGTATCCACTGGCGGGGCAATAATACACCGAGGTTGTTACTAACCCTTAAATGCTCAGCTTTGGAGAATCCCTTGTCACATACACGACAGATCAGAGGCTTGGCCCCTGGAGATGCGGTTGATTGTGGCATAACTCAGCGGTCAATGGGGAAAGGCAACCGACAAGTTAATCGTGCATAGCCATCCACACCAGCAGAGTGAAAATGACCTTGGGGAAGTGGAGAGCAGGAGACATTTGAAGCTTAGCATGTTGACGATTGAGGGCGATGGAGGCGTGGGAAGTGTGGGAGGCCGTGTGGGAAGATTGTGGGGCAGTGGGAGACCGTGACTTGCCCGATTGGGGTCTCTtggcgccgccgcctcgaCTCTTGTTTCTGAAACTGCCGACTCTCCATCCGAAATTCCTCCATCGTTCATCGGGATCGAGGCTTGGCCTCGCTGCTTGGCAGGCTTCGGCTGCAAGTTCGGATTCCGGAAGAGAGTTTTATGTCTTCATTCCTTCGGGATGGATCCCGAACGAGGCCTCAGCGATTCAGCATGTGCTGTGATGGATGCATGTTGCACATACTCTATCGGGAGCACACCATCTCCGGACTGCACGCTTACTCTACACCGTACACCAAATGATATAGTCAGAACTCTAGCTCGCCTTCGTGCGCTATAGTCATTTCCAATGGGTTTCCGGTGTCTGTTTCGGCACCAAAGACTATCCGGTCGACTGGAACCTCGTGGCTTAAACGGTTGTCAGAGCCACGGTCGGAGCCCATTTAGCCGACATAAGCACCAAGGTCCATTTTCCAGAGGCATTCTTCTCCAGGATATGAAATTTACGCAACTAGACATGCGGAGTTAGGCCGATGGCTTCCATTATTCATGcttctccagtctccacagCCTCACCGGCACAGGTCTCGGTCGTAGACTCGCAATAGGCGAGGGCATCCACTGAGTGCAGCCTGGAGTATGACTCGTCAGTGCGGTGGAGACTGGACAGACGGCGTCGCGTtctcctcaatctccgcgCACTCCCCCCCGGGGATTAAATCTGTAACCAGGAAACCACGATAGGCGAGTTAGTCATTCCCCAGCAGAGCTCGggacttcctcctcctcagtatCCGGCAAAGGAAGACCGAGTTCTCGCCCAGAGGTGTCAGGGCCATCTTTTCTTATCCCTTCAATATTCCCTGCATGCAGTTGCTGCGTTTGCCTCAACTCATCGAAAAGCCGCCTGGGTTTGCTAAAAAGAGTTTTGAGAGGACGAACTCCAAGTGACTTATACTTGACTATATACGAACCTGCCTCCGTCTATGGAAATGCAGCCCGCTAACACTGCTGAGAACCCTCAGCAAGTGCCAAAGAAAGATCTTGATCTGGTAGAGAGCAGCGAGGCTGGTAAGCCTTCGACATATGCCGACATAGTTGCCTCTGGCCTCTCAGCGGCCCATCGTGATTTTTTGTTGGAGCGCCATGGGACACTGGAGCTGGACCCCATGCCTAGCATGGACCCCGCGGATCCTTACAACTGGCCATCTTGGAAGGTAAGTTCGCGTCTCAGTCTTCATGGATAGAGTTTAGCTGACATGTCTATTTCGCTAGAAAATCGCAAATCTTATTCTAGTGGCGTTCCACGCTTGCATGGGGAcgtttgctgctgctggtatcATCCCTGCTTATGAAACGATCTCTGAAATGTTCGGCGTCTCCCTCACTCGAGCGAGCTATTTGACTTCCCTTCAAATTGCTATTCTCGGTGGTGCGCCTTTATTCTGGAAGCCCCTTTCAAATCGATATGGCCGGCGGCCggtttttctcttttctttgatCTGCAGTTTGGTGTGCAATGTCGGGTGTGCAAAATCCCCTGATTATGCCTCACTTGCGGCGTGCAGAGCTTTGCAAGCATTCTTCATCTCGCCAGCATCAGGTATGGCTCACGGATTCCCAATCCCGGCCATTGGGTCGAAGaaaaatactaaattatgCCTTTTATAGCCATCGGGAGTGGTGTAGTGATGGAGACATTTTTCAAGCAGGATCGAGCCAAGTACATGGGTGTCTGGACACTGCTACTTACCCTTGGAATTCCTTGCGGACCGTTCATTTTCGGTTTCGTTACCTACCGTGCCGGTTACGTATGGATCTATTGGGTCCTAGCGATCGTAAGTTTCCCCATTTCGAAAGGGTGCATACAGCAACCCTTCGTTAATGCCATGCCAGATCAACGGAGGCCAGTTTATTTTGTACCTCTTTTTCGGACCCGAAACACGCTATGTCGGCAGCAATGAAGACCCTAAGGAGCCTGCGTGGAAGAGAGAGTATCTCAAGGTCCGACGGATTGATCCGACCCCTATTCACTGGACCGAGTTCATCAAGCCGCTGGGACTATGCGCCCGTCCATGCGTTATGATACCCGCCGCGGCGTATTCCATGGTTTTCCTTCTCAGCAATGTTCTGGCCACTGTTGAGGTACCGCATTTGTTGCAAGCGAAGTTCGAACTCAATGCAGAGCAACTAGGCCTGCAATTCTTGGGCCCGATTATTGGTTCCCTCATCGGTGAACAGCTAGGCGGACGCATGTCTGATCTTTGGATGAATACGCGTGCGAAACGGGCAAATCAgaaaccagagccagaattCCGTCTTTGGCTCAGCTACTTCGGCTATGCCTGCTCCATCGTTGGTAATATTGTCTTCCTTGTTTTCACTGAGCAGTCCAAGCAAGGGAAGTGGAACGTGGTCCCAATCGTCGGTATTGCCATCGGAGCTGCCGGTAACCAACTGGTAACAACCGTTCTCATCACGTATGCGGTAGACTGCCACCCAGACGATGCTTCGGCCGTCGGTGTGTTTATCACGTTCGTCCGTCAGATCTGGGGTTTTCTCGGTCCGTTTTGGTACGTTCAGTTCAGCCTCCTAGTGAAGGTTGTGTTGCAGTTGCTAACAAGTATGCAGGTTTCCGGGGATGTTTGAGAATGTCGGTATTGCAGCAAGTGCCGGTGTATGTGTCGCGCTCATGGTTGGGGTCAGTGTTCTGCCGACAATTGGAATTCAGTGGAAAGGACGTTCTCTTCGCCCAGCATCGGAGTAACCTATATTTCAGAATTTGGAATTGGTTAGGATATGGCGAGGTTTAGTTTTGAGGTTTTGACGATATTTATTCAAGATAGAGGCCAGTTTGGTCGGGAATGACATGGAATAGAAAGACAAACAAGTTCAGGAAGAACTGAGCAAAAGGCCACGAGCGGCTTACCGGGTAAACACTCATATAAGTAGCCCCTATCTAGGACGTAGTAAGTAAAAATCTGGCCGGGAGCCCGTCGGGAAGGGAATCAAAACCAGCCCACACAGCGGGCTAGCTCAATCGCATGATGCTTTTCGGGATTCCGATCGGCTTCCCGAAACAAGGCATTCCCTTCCCACAACCTTGGCAATGATCTTAGTATTGTTGATTGGTTCATTGAACCAACATAACACTTGCAAATTCCGATATTTAATCCTGAAAATACTTCCCAGTATGAAGTAAGGACGTTTTGAGGGTTGCTCCTCTAGATAGCTGCGTGAATTCCGAGGAGCAAGATCGGGACAGCCCGACAACGGTCAGTGTGGATAAAACTATACCCGCCATCAATGTGTCCTGCATCGCTATGTTTACGAACAATCATCAGCACCAGTTTAGTTTAGCCCTATGTATCTGCACTTAActtataatagattaagcTGCATAACTCCGGCTTCACCTCCAGTCTCTCTTCTCGCACTACGGGCTGCACCCTGTACAGTATCTCAAGTGTGGGGAGCGATTGTGGGGATGTGGGAGTGGGAATATAGGACAACTCGAGGAATAAAACCACCCTCATGTGTTCATCGCCGTACCCCTTGGTAGAATTTTAAACCACCGCAATATGTCTGCACCAAAAGGCCCTTTCACCCTCGTCACCGTCAACACAGCCCCTGAGCGGGCGAAGCGGCTCATCGGCCGCTTGATTGAGGCCCTCAAGGACCGGTATACGATTATCCATGTCGATAACTGCGAGAGTATGTATTACTTTCTGCCTTGATATCTCGATACGCactatactattatattctgCACAAATACAACGGAACTGTGTCTAACGATCTACAGGTATCGACCAAGTCGCTCCAAAGGTGACAGAACACAAGCCCGATGTCTTGGTAAGCTTCATTCATACTCCCATTAGACGACGGGATAGGCAATGAACCAAGTCCGCCGCGTTTGGCTTCATAGTTCATACTAACCCGCCCCGCCCACAGTTCAGCGCATCCATGTGGTCCGCCGAGCAAGCC encodes:
- a CDS encoding putative MFS transporter (COG:G;~EggNog:ENOG410PHMC;~InterPro:IPR020846,IPR011701,IPR036259;~PFAM:PF07690;~TransMembrane:12 (i82-103o115-135i147-166o178-198i205-229o235-254i303-322o342-363i384-404o416-440i447-469o475-498i);~go_function: GO:0022857 - transmembrane transporter activity [Evidence IEA];~go_process: GO:0055085 - transmembrane transport [Evidence IEA]) gives rise to the protein MEMQPANTAENPQQVPKKDLDLVESSEAGKPSTYADIVASGLSAAHRDFLLERHGTLELDPMPSMDPADPYNWPSWKKIANLILVAFHACMGTFAAAGIIPAYETISEMFGVSLTRASYLTSLQIAILGGAPLFWKPLSNRYGRRPVFLFSLICSLVCNVGCAKSPDYASLAACRALQAFFISPASAIGSGVVMETFFKQDRAKYMGVWTLLLTLGIPCGPFIFGFVTYRAGYVWIYWVLAIINGGQFILYLFFGPETRYVGSNEDPKEPAWKREYLKVRRIDPTPIHWTEFIKPLGLCARPCVMIPAAAYSMVFLLSNVLATVEVPHLLQAKFELNAEQLGLQFLGPIIGSLIGEQLGGRMSDLWMNTRAKRANQKPEPEFRLWLSYFGYACSIVGNIVFLVFTEQSKQGKWNVVPIVGIAIGAAGNQLVTTVLITYAVDCHPDDASAVGVFITFVRQIWGFLGPFWFPGMFENVGIAASAGVCVALMVGVSVLPTIGIQWKGRSLRPASE
- a CDS encoding uncharacterized protein (COG:S;~EggNog:ENOG410PQBS;~InterPro:IPR036440), with the translated sequence MSAPKGPFTLVTVNTAPERAKRLIGRLIEALKDRYTIIHVDNCESIDQVAPKVTEHKPDVLFSASMWSAEQAAEIQSVARSIRPDIKLHAIPQGLQVERGPDAIVEYLVENVPPLLDGEN
- a CDS encoding uncharacterized protein (COG:S;~EggNog:ENOG410Q2YT), with the translated sequence MDQGITVFHKDETLQQKQKEAAVSKKPKRGPLDINEQFALIKVCEKRAKYKEIPEISSSKFWIEIEVALEREIGRRYSHYSCRRRINEFIAQRAVIRDAIKNGSKPPFTLIDPEIISMLDTWKEMDEFKEQLEKEKALSQLVGPERTEVPQNNKLQRVADWVKSLPDPEPQPLVTPPSTNSSQTPVKQDEASALWARYRKIEDYRAIARSNHLRTLNNDLVSSRQLLSNIKEQLNSSLHDQRTTPQTPTGVKRAREDDDTPPDRAAPRPRTQLTDPESMAKPILKQSPGNSHTLSRPERNPVQNQIETVFGKFWDSMLPYFKERAMNDGLCITKSETIMHDLFKEVGVAMTRAFIKLEQTTRTPPHNPLP
- a CDS encoding C2H2 type zinc finger domain protein (COG:S;~EggNog:ENOG410PRMF;~InterPro:IPR036236,IPR013087,IPR007219;~PFAM:PF00096,PF04082;~TransMembrane:1 (o615-635i);~go_function: GO:0003677 - DNA binding [Evidence IEA];~go_function: GO:0008270 - zinc ion binding [Evidence IEA];~go_process: GO:0006351 - transcription, DNA-templated [Evidence IEA]); the encoded protein is MPQSTASPGAKPLICRVCDKGFSKAEHLRRHERCHTGSKPFVCKECRRPFARQDALTRHEKLHTRAAVTKQAQAQAQQPLQAPQVTSLDALPWEPPRAPADGVVSAPGQAWDTSDAHEESGLQGMASDLDFALIWPDSENLFQSIMSSDTSDQWQIPLGSLPIPPVVQDVSGVSFGSPNSFDDRASSIGTIPSGGSHQAVRDVSDMVTSSSSSVTAAIKATSVTSVFLDECLHMFFVRFIPTFPILHRATFVFRDCTHALLLNAMALGSLYLGPKDSVAKGEALWRLAHTAVSTSWQSLITHRGPYDACNGVQLLLTALLGQIYGALSKSRAIRTTSQVFRPLGFFWARHCGMLDSEAFSMEEIPFPSSPSSEKDHKWRTWAAREIQQRALLAYYVLDGLVAQMSGDGASTRHVANPLTLPSSEAAFDANSADEWLTHMRTQKTEQPSFRLIFRSLFPPSSSFRPLDYQLSAFSLRVILEGLQSLISDSDEYDLAAVGVPGRSDVRRALAQVHETITMSIHLSASERLEVLLRWHTLCLDTMINSTVLCRHVCSRYDIPQQVSGGSRTLRTSFDMLNWVNTEDARRALLHAIAIQDIIEQLPRGRAHVIHMPSSLFAAATVYVVFALTGIANIHLPRTIVWQDALLSHADLNLGCENARPSTGSETSRFVTEGKTDSPPGVAAVRNLLYEMNSMQKLFRCLISQWGIAHDMEEIVNQWIILCH